A single window of Leptospira wolffii serovar Khorat str. Khorat-H2 DNA harbors:
- a CDS encoding ABC transporter ATP-binding protein has protein sequence MSTDPILKVTDLNLDLRKDGVYVPLLQNISFEIEKGEVLALVGESGCGKSVCSVALTRLLPSGLFRFSGGEVVFEGKNLLKINAEELRNTRGSRISYVFQEPFSALNPLQKIKDQMSESFLVHGLGTRKQAEEKAEYLLSAVGITDVKMRMNCYPHQLSGGILQRVGIGMSLMCDPKLLIADEPTSALDVTVQAQLLELLLKLKREFDLSVLFISHDFGLVSHIADRICVLYAGRIAEIGTVDQVLDDPRHPYTKDLLDSLPSRFSRTGKFRPIEGRVPTPGNYPKGCHYANRCRSAFSNCELSKPNLKSSHAPEHLSACFLDESEEVPA, from the coding sequence ATGAGCACCGATCCAATTCTAAAAGTCACGGATTTGAATCTGGATCTTCGTAAAGACGGGGTCTATGTTCCCTTACTCCAAAATATCTCTTTCGAAATCGAAAAAGGAGAAGTGCTAGCTCTTGTGGGAGAATCCGGTTGCGGAAAGTCCGTCTGCTCCGTGGCCCTTACCAGATTGCTTCCTTCCGGTCTGTTCCGATTCTCCGGAGGAGAAGTCGTATTCGAAGGAAAGAATCTACTTAAAATAAACGCGGAAGAACTAAGAAATACTCGAGGCAGTAGGATATCCTACGTTTTCCAGGAACCGTTCTCCGCTCTCAATCCATTACAAAAAATCAAGGACCAGATGAGCGAATCTTTCCTCGTTCACGGTTTAGGCACCCGAAAACAAGCCGAAGAAAAAGCGGAATATTTGCTTTCCGCGGTGGGAATTACCGACGTAAAAATGAGGATGAATTGTTATCCTCATCAGTTAAGCGGAGGAATCTTACAGAGAGTGGGAATCGGAATGTCCTTGATGTGCGACCCGAAACTATTGATTGCGGACGAGCCCACCTCCGCTCTGGACGTGACCGTTCAGGCTCAGCTTCTCGAACTTCTTTTGAAGCTGAAACGCGAATTCGATTTATCCGTACTTTTTATCTCCCACGATTTCGGTCTGGTAAGCCATATCGCGGATCGTATCTGCGTTCTCTATGCGGGAAGAATAGCGGAAATCGGAACCGTCGACCAAGTATTGGACGATCCTAGACATCCTTATACCAAGGACTTACTCGATTCTCTTCCTTCCAGATTCTCCAGAACGGGCAAGTTCCGTCCTATAGAAGGCCGGGTACCCACTCCTGGAAACTATCCGAAAGGTTGCCATTATGCGAATAGGTGTAGGTCGGCATTCTCTAACTGCGAATTATCCAAACCTAATTTAAAAAGTTCGCATGCTCCCGAACATCTCTCCGCCTGCTTTCTGGATGAATCCGAGGAGGTACCCGCATGA
- a CDS encoding ABC transporter permease subunit, with translation MRNYFLKRMLLIIPTLFGITLLVFMLSHLAPGGPLEREIAKLRGYGNMEGATANQISQQEIDLLKKKLHLDKPLIVSYFLWLSDVIVLDLGESRLHSREVSELIAEKIPVSLTFGLSGFLLSYLICIPLGIRKAIQSGQTFDGVTSIIILIAYSIPVFALAMLLLYVFASGEVFSVFPLGHEISDEYESLGFFEKILDRLEHMFLPVVCYVSGSFAVLTLLMKNSLLDQISKDYVRTALSKGLTFKESIYKHAFRNSLIPIATGFGSNISLVLAGSLIIELVFSIDGIGLLSFQAVTERDTDLMMGLLLIQSLLSLIGNILSDLCYVLIDPRINFEA, from the coding sequence ATGAGAAACTATTTTTTAAAACGTATGCTCTTGATTATTCCGACTCTTTTCGGGATCACTTTGCTTGTTTTTATGCTTTCTCACTTGGCTCCAGGCGGCCCGTTAGAGAGGGAAATCGCAAAACTTCGCGGCTACGGAAATATGGAAGGGGCGACCGCAAATCAGATTTCCCAACAGGAAATCGATCTTTTAAAAAAGAAACTCCATCTAGATAAACCTCTCATAGTATCCTACTTCCTTTGGCTTTCGGACGTTATCGTATTGGATCTCGGAGAATCCAGACTCCATTCTCGCGAAGTATCGGAATTGATCGCCGAGAAGATTCCCGTATCTCTGACTTTCGGATTATCCGGATTTTTACTCTCCTATTTAATATGTATACCATTAGGAATTCGTAAAGCGATCCAAAGCGGACAGACTTTCGACGGAGTCACAAGCATAATCATACTCATCGCCTATTCCATTCCCGTTTTCGCTTTGGCAATGTTGCTATTATACGTATTCGCTTCGGGAGAAGTATTCTCCGTCTTTCCTTTAGGCCATGAAATTTCGGACGAATACGAAAGCCTGGGGTTCTTCGAAAAAATCCTAGACCGCTTAGAGCATATGTTTCTTCCGGTGGTATGCTATGTGTCCGGCTCGTTCGCGGTTCTTACTCTACTGATGAAAAACTCCTTATTGGACCAAATATCCAAAGATTATGTGAGAACGGCCTTATCCAAAGGACTAACGTTCAAAGAATCCATTTATAAACACGCATTCAGGAACAGCCTAATTCCGATCGCCACGGGGTTCGGCTCGAATATCAGCCTAGTACTCGCAGGCTCCCTAATCATCGAATTGGTGTTTAGTATAGACGGAATCGGGCTCTTAAGCTTCCAGGCGGTAACGGAACGGGATACGGACCTAATGATGGGTCTTCTATTGATACAAAGTCTTCTTTCGCTGATCGGAAACATTCTTTCCGATCTATGCTACGTACTTATCGACCCTAGAATTAATTTCGAAGCATGA
- a CDS encoding ABC transporter ATP-binding protein, producing MNLLEIKGLSVSYGKETFFGKDKKRVKAVENVDLEIPEGETVSLVGESGCGKSSLGRAVLRLLEPDSGSIFFRGSEILNIKEKDFLPFRKNIQIVFQDPYSSLNPRRNIKDILSEGLVIHRKSSEEEASKAVSDILEKVGLSPEILGRYPHEFSGGQRQRIAIARALIIQPEFVLLDEAVSALDVSNQAQVLLLLDQLKRELKLSYLFISHDLGIVKSISDKIAVMYLGKIVEIGARKEIVEKPSHPYTKALFGSVFEVENRKLKKTVLQGEVPSIVNKPSGCHFHSRCPIAKHICSSEVPEWKNLENGQKALCHFPDGN from the coding sequence ATGAACCTTTTGGAAATCAAAGGACTAAGCGTAAGCTACGGCAAGGAAACCTTCTTCGGAAAAGACAAGAAGAGAGTAAAAGCGGTAGAAAACGTGGACTTGGAAATTCCGGAAGGGGAAACCGTGAGCCTAGTGGGAGAATCCGGTTGCGGAAAGTCCTCTCTTGGTCGAGCGGTACTCCGATTACTCGAACCCGATTCCGGAAGTATCTTCTTTCGCGGCAGCGAAATTCTCAACATCAAGGAGAAGGACTTCCTACCTTTTCGAAAGAATATCCAAATCGTTTTTCAGGACCCTTACTCCTCCCTGAACCCTAGGAGAAACATCAAGGATATCCTAAGCGAAGGACTGGTTATCCACAGAAAATCTTCCGAAGAGGAAGCAAGCAAAGCCGTGTCGGATATTTTAGAAAAAGTGGGGCTCTCACCCGAAATACTAGGGAGATATCCTCACGAATTTTCCGGAGGACAAAGGCAAAGAATCGCGATCGCGAGAGCCTTAATCATCCAGCCCGAGTTCGTTCTATTAGACGAGGCAGTTTCTGCACTGGACGTTTCCAACCAAGCGCAGGTGCTTCTGCTTCTCGACCAATTAAAAAGAGAATTGAAACTTTCCTATCTGTTCATCTCCCACGATTTAGGAATCGTAAAATCCATATCCGATAAGATCGCCGTAATGTATCTGGGCAAAATCGTCGAGATTGGAGCTAGGAAGGAAATCGTAGAGAAGCCTTCCCATCCTTATACCAAGGCTTTATTCGGTTCCGTATTCGAAGTCGAAAATAGAAAGTTGAAAAAAACCGTCTTGCAAGGAGAAGTTCCTAGCATCGTCAATAAGCCGAGTGGATGTCATTTTCATAGCCGTTGCCCGATCGCAAAACATATCTGCTCCAGCGAAGTTCCCGAATGGAAAAACCTGGAGAACGGACAAAAAGCTCTCTGTCATTTTCCGGACGGAAACTAA
- a CDS encoding LTA synthase family protein — translation MKRLPTNLKLIGGYAIYFAIVLILYKIAFLWVYSYRLQEANIGDVLFAILVGFRFDLSVIAMLLGVFAFLSCLPYLNRFKTFTFIWGYFPILISVWMISHLIADIVYFENANKHIGYEGFVFIGKDMGVILKSAFEQNPLLAVIASALILIFLPVSTVLFLKYNPYRYESEKWKRDSILSVVVLIIAIFAVRGGFQETPLRASNAIVSGHSFVNNIALNGVFTSIMDLKSQSIPNYLKSDMQDSIRTVREEISYEGAEFIGKKYPLLRKQKQTNNGKPPNVVLILLENWTGKFIDPISDGKVFDKELTPNFNKLLRKGKFFTRFFASGGRTTNGMMSILTGIPDRPGLTVVRTHQVLGNFSGLGSIFKGLGYDTFFVTGGDLSFDNKATLMPHWGFDTVMGEKEIAKLDRFKIGAWGYDDADVLQVLHEQISQSKKPFLGVSLTLSTHYPYRAPDPKFRIFKEGERDFEYLNVYHYADWAIRDFMDRAEKSKYFDNTIFVFVADHTHHRYLDYYEDRNIPFLIYAPGRIKPGFDDKDASQLDVIPTILGLVGKETYFSAMGRDLLAPKKTESAYFAYGNLIGWIESDLFYIHFVDGNRNLKYSANGPRMEVDLCDKNQKICDKHFHKARAFFNLSHDLMNKNLVFPTPQELEKKEF, via the coding sequence ATGAAAAGGCTTCCGACCAATCTCAAACTCATAGGAGGATATGCGATCTATTTCGCAATCGTCCTTATTCTTTATAAAATCGCTTTCCTTTGGGTTTATTCTTACCGTTTGCAAGAGGCCAATATCGGGGACGTCCTCTTTGCGATCTTAGTCGGTTTTCGCTTCGATCTCTCCGTGATTGCGATGCTTTTAGGAGTGTTCGCCTTTCTTTCCTGTCTTCCGTATTTGAATCGTTTCAAGACATTCACTTTTATATGGGGTTATTTCCCGATATTGATCAGCGTTTGGATGATCTCCCATTTGATTGCCGATATCGTTTATTTCGAAAATGCGAATAAGCATATTGGTTATGAAGGTTTCGTTTTCATCGGAAAGGACATGGGAGTGATTCTGAAATCGGCGTTCGAACAGAATCCGCTTCTCGCCGTGATCGCTTCCGCATTGATTCTTATTTTTCTTCCCGTATCCACGGTTCTATTTCTGAAATACAATCCGTATCGTTACGAATCGGAGAAATGGAAAAGAGATTCGATCTTATCCGTAGTCGTTTTGATAATCGCAATATTCGCCGTGCGCGGTGGATTTCAGGAGACTCCTCTGCGCGCGAGTAACGCGATCGTCTCAGGTCATTCTTTCGTGAATAATATCGCTTTGAACGGTGTGTTCACATCCATCATGGATCTAAAGAGCCAATCGATTCCGAACTATCTCAAATCCGATATGCAGGATTCGATTCGAACGGTGAGAGAGGAAATCTCCTACGAAGGAGCGGAATTCATAGGGAAGAAGTATCCTCTTCTGCGCAAACAGAAGCAGACTAATAACGGAAAGCCTCCTAATGTTGTTCTAATCCTCCTAGAAAACTGGACCGGAAAATTCATAGATCCGATCAGTGACGGAAAGGTCTTCGATAAGGAGCTTACTCCCAATTTCAATAAACTCCTTAGAAAGGGTAAATTCTTCACGCGTTTCTTCGCCTCCGGAGGAAGAACGACTAATGGTATGATGTCTATTCTTACCGGAATTCCGGATCGTCCCGGTCTTACGGTGGTAAGAACCCATCAGGTGCTCGGAAATTTTTCCGGCCTGGGAAGCATTTTTAAAGGTCTTGGCTACGATACATTCTTCGTTACTGGTGGAGATTTAAGTTTCGATAATAAGGCGACTCTGATGCCTCATTGGGGATTCGATACCGTTATGGGAGAGAAGGAAATAGCCAAGTTGGATCGCTTTAAGATCGGAGCCTGGGGATATGACGATGCGGACGTTTTACAGGTTTTACACGAACAGATTTCCCAATCCAAGAAGCCGTTTTTAGGAGTTTCCCTAACTCTCTCGACTCATTATCCTTATCGCGCTCCGGATCCCAAATTCCGGATTTTTAAGGAAGGGGAGAGGGACTTCGAATATCTGAACGTTTACCATTATGCGGATTGGGCTATCCGGGATTTTATGGACCGGGCGGAAAAATCGAAATATTTCGATAATACGATCTTCGTTTTTGTAGCTGACCATACCCATCATAGGTATCTCGATTATTACGAAGATCGGAATATTCCGTTTTTGATATATGCTCCGGGTAGAATTAAACCCGGTTTCGACGATAAAGACGCCTCGCAGCTCGACGTAATACCTACGATATTGGGTCTGGTCGGCAAGGAGACTTACTTCTCGGCGATGGGCAGGGACCTATTGGCTCCTAAGAAAACCGAGTCCGCTTATTTCGCTTACGGAAATTTGATCGGTTGGATCGAATCCGATTTGTTCTATATCCATTTCGTGGACGGGAACAGAAATTTGAAATATTCGGCGAACGGTCCTAGAATGGAAGTGGATCTATGTGATAAGAACCAAAAGATCTGCGATAAACATTTTCATAAGGCGAGGGCCTTCTTTAATTTAAGCCACGATCTTATGAATAAGAATCTGGTCTTTCCGACCCCACAAGAATTGGAGAAGAAGGAATTTTAA
- a CDS encoding AsmA family protein, whose translation MRSWDVIRDYLEEKKIRFLFLAGFALLLFFLIIYIPFVERKEVYKEFILNQLRSSTGLDIRVTDSDLYMFPFPGIELNQIEIRKNDVLIAVSNKVDLDISWFGLIKRTIEIRDIYVEGGSLYVERRKDGSFNLQEYLKEGGEKDEKRSNVTVLVEDINSRIGFTASDFISVGLKNVEIDNFTLEYREENHDRNYKVYFQKSRGSVSFYGTDIEIIFEGRIDDQPINLQFSGALQSFPVSWDRLEFNASLDAEDISLSLLRDLFFVFPVADFSKSKMSGRIEVSKEKGTVFKLKVRNQVRDLAYKGGNPFGNIRINTDFELDPFQKRIAFPYIDVNWEGVAKASAKGSVNWKNRSLGQFDIKSEYGDYHNILKVARLFQVREDLFDPNSPPGIFYFTGQLNNFFAFKHRFSYVEFEAKYVDPLVTVPSFHAYIYNGEILGKAKIYPFIPKIEVEGDAHRLQVDRVLLPYFPERIIIGEMSSWFSFETSIKDRKQDSMTELLANMKGIGNVTVKNGELMGYANFMIPVINTVGKIIALKGVDGSKFQFSTLKSDIKISGNKMHFPNMKLDIANSGMDVDGKGTVGFDKKIDMRIHLRIGGKYIGKGFYIPIIYAGTFGKGIPYVDPIWLGSVYTGMTVLGPYLIPLGGPYAGGVAGSVIGEYVRDLWDGVTSLFGGSSDEETLKKQKEK comes from the coding sequence ATGCGCTCCTGGGACGTCATCAGAGATTATTTGGAAGAAAAGAAAATACGATTTCTTTTCTTAGCGGGATTCGCCCTCCTATTATTCTTTCTGATAATATATATCCCTTTCGTGGAGCGAAAGGAAGTATATAAGGAATTTATACTGAATCAACTACGCAGCTCCACCGGATTGGACATCCGAGTTACCGATTCGGACCTATACATGTTTCCTTTTCCCGGAATCGAACTGAATCAGATCGAAATTCGTAAGAATGATGTTCTGATCGCAGTAAGTAATAAGGTCGATTTGGATATATCCTGGTTCGGGCTCATCAAAAGAACGATCGAGATCCGAGACATCTACGTGGAAGGAGGGTCCCTATACGTAGAGAGAAGAAAGGACGGATCCTTTAATCTTCAGGAATATCTGAAAGAGGGAGGAGAGAAGGACGAAAAAAGAAGTAACGTCACCGTTCTAGTGGAGGACATCAATTCTAGAATAGGATTTACTGCTTCCGATTTCATCTCCGTAGGATTAAAAAACGTCGAGATAGACAATTTCACCCTAGAATACCGGGAGGAAAATCACGATCGCAATTACAAAGTCTACTTCCAAAAATCGAGAGGTTCGGTTTCCTTCTACGGAACCGATATAGAAATTATTTTCGAAGGTAGAATCGACGATCAGCCTATAAATCTCCAATTTTCCGGAGCATTGCAAAGCTTTCCGGTAAGTTGGGATAGATTAGAATTCAACGCTTCCCTGGACGCAGAAGACATCTCCTTATCCCTATTGCGAGATTTGTTTTTCGTCTTTCCGGTAGCCGACTTTTCCAAATCCAAGATGTCCGGAAGAATCGAAGTTTCTAAGGAAAAAGGAACCGTATTTAAACTCAAAGTTCGAAACCAAGTACGCGATCTAGCGTATAAGGGGGGAAACCCTTTCGGAAACATCAGGATAAATACCGATTTCGAACTCGATCCCTTCCAAAAAAGAATCGCCTTTCCCTACATCGACGTGAATTGGGAGGGAGTGGCCAAAGCCAGCGCCAAGGGAAGCGTAAATTGGAAGAATCGAAGCCTAGGACAATTCGATATCAAATCAGAGTACGGAGATTATCATAATATTCTAAAGGTCGCTAGGCTCTTCCAGGTCAGAGAGGATCTTTTCGATCCGAATTCTCCTCCGGGGATATTTTACTTCACGGGGCAGTTAAACAATTTCTTCGCCTTCAAGCACAGATTTTCCTATGTGGAATTCGAGGCGAAATACGTGGATCCGCTCGTCACGGTTCCTAGTTTCCACGCGTATATATACAACGGAGAGATTTTGGGAAAAGCCAAGATCTATCCTTTCATTCCCAAGATAGAAGTAGAGGGTGACGCGCATCGTCTCCAAGTGGATCGGGTACTTCTGCCTTATTTCCCCGAAAGAATCATCATCGGAGAGATGAGTAGTTGGTTCTCCTTCGAGACCTCGATTAAGGATCGCAAACAGGATTCCATGACCGAACTGTTAGCCAATATGAAGGGTATCGGAAACGTTACGGTCAAAAACGGAGAATTGATGGGATATGCGAACTTCATGATTCCTGTCATCAACACTGTGGGAAAAATCATCGCATTAAAGGGAGTCGACGGCAGTAAATTCCAATTCAGTACCCTGAAATCCGATATCAAGATATCCGGTAACAAAATGCATTTTCCGAATATGAAACTCGATATTGCGAATAGCGGAATGGATGTGGACGGAAAGGGAACGGTAGGATTCGATAAAAAGATCGATATGAGAATCCATTTGCGTATCGGCGGAAAGTATATCGGAAAAGGATTCTATATCCCGATCATTTATGCCGGAACCTTCGGTAAAGGAATCCCGTATGTGGATCCGATCTGGCTTGGAAGCGTATATACGGGTATGACCGTTTTAGGTCCTTATCTCATTCCTTTAGGAGGCCCTTACGCGGGAGGAGTCGCTGGATCCGTAATCGGAGAATACGTTAGAGATCTTTGGGACGGCGTAACTAGTCTCTTTGGGGGATCGTCCGACGAAGAGACTCTTAAGAAGCAAAAGGAAAAATGA
- a CDS encoding ABC transporter permease — protein sequence MNSLLQRRFEKFKSNRKAWYSLWILAFTYGTSLFAPLLANNQPWIVSFQGKWRCPVFFFYSEADFGGVDLTAANYKRLSRREDFTNGENWVLFPPVPYGYNEDNLETMEKDETPPSPPGKKHWLGTDDRGRDVFTRIFYAYRNSMSFGLILVFIEFLFGTVVGGIQGYFGKRTDIIIQRFVEILSAIPFLYLILIMGAFFGRGFIVLGVTYSLLSWIGISAYMRGEFYRSKNLTYVDAARALGVGSWKIMKDHILPNAITPLVTFLPFTLIGAISILSALDFLGYGIPAPNPSWGEMISQGRENIRAWWLITFPSFALAMTILLSSFVGEGIRDAFDSKEKVVYE from the coding sequence ATGAATTCGCTGCTACAAAGAAGATTCGAAAAATTTAAATCGAACCGTAAGGCTTGGTACTCCTTGTGGATATTGGCCTTTACCTACGGAACTTCGTTATTCGCACCTTTACTTGCAAATAACCAACCTTGGATCGTTTCTTTTCAGGGAAAATGGAGATGCCCCGTATTCTTCTTTTATTCAGAAGCCGATTTCGGAGGCGTGGATCTTACGGCCGCCAATTATAAAAGATTGTCGAGAAGGGAGGATTTCACTAACGGAGAAAATTGGGTATTATTCCCGCCGGTTCCTTACGGATACAACGAGGATAATTTGGAAACGATGGAGAAGGACGAGACTCCGCCCTCTCCTCCCGGAAAAAAACATTGGTTGGGCACGGACGATCGGGGAAGGGACGTATTCACTCGCATCTTTTACGCATACAGAAACTCCATGAGTTTCGGACTGATCTTGGTCTTTATAGAATTTCTTTTCGGAACGGTGGTCGGGGGGATACAAGGTTATTTCGGAAAACGCACCGATATCATCATACAAAGGTTCGTGGAAATTCTATCAGCCATACCGTTCTTATATCTGATTCTTATTATGGGAGCTTTCTTCGGAAGAGGATTCATCGTATTGGGAGTCACATATTCCTTATTAAGCTGGATCGGTATCAGTGCATACATGCGGGGAGAATTTTACAGATCCAAAAATCTCACGTACGTGGACGCGGCCAGGGCTCTCGGCGTCGGTTCTTGGAAAATCATGAAGGATCATATTCTTCCGAATGCGATCACTCCCTTGGTCACCTTTCTTCCTTTCACCTTGATAGGAGCGATCTCCATTTTAAGTGCATTAGACTTTCTAGGGTACGGAATTCCGGCACCCAACCCTTCTTGGGGAGAAATGATCAGCCAAGGTAGGGAGAATATTCGCGCCTGGTGGTTGATCACCTTTCCTTCCTTCGCTTTAGCGATGACGATATTATTATCCTCCTTCGTAGGAGAGGGAATCCGTGACGCTTTCGACTCCAAAGAAAAGGTGGTGTACGAATGA